A single region of the Manihot esculenta cultivar AM560-2 chromosome 12, M.esculenta_v8, whole genome shotgun sequence genome encodes:
- the LOC110627355 gene encoding caltractin, with protein sequence MESLHRAQSRKDKPRGRPHGLSQQKRQEIREAFELFDTDGSGTIDAKELNVAMRALGYEMTEEQINLMIADVDKDGSGAIDYDEFEHMMTAQIGERDTKEELMKAFRIIDQDNNGKISVDDIKRIAKELGENFTDRDIREMIDEADRDHDGEVGMDEFFRTMKRTTYRY encoded by the exons ATG GAAAGTCTTCACAGAGCGCAATCTAGGAAAGACAAACCCAGAGGACGTCCTCATGGGTTAAGTCAACAGAAGAGGCAAGAAATTAGGGAAGCTTTTGAGCTATTTGATACTGATGGCTCAG GCACTATTGACGCCAAGGAGTTGAATGTTGCCATGAG GGCACTTGGTTACGAAATGACAGAAGAG CAAATCAATCTAATGATTGCAGATGTGGACAAGGATGGCAGTGGTGCAATTGATTATGATGAATTTGAGCATATGATGACAGCCCAAATTGGAGAAAGAGACACTAAGGAGGAGCTCATGAAAGCATTCCGCATTATTGATCAAGATAACAAT GGAAAGATATCTGTTGATGATATTAAGCGAATAGCAAAGGAGCTGGGTGAGAACTTCACTGACAGAGATATTCGTGAGATGATTGACGAAGCCGACCGAGATC ATGATGGAGAAGTGGGTATGGATGAATTCTTCAGGACGATGAAGAGGACAACATATAGGTACTAG